ATGCGGTGATTGCTTCGGATGGAATTGCAGAAGGTGGCTTGTTTTTATTTCCTAACGCTATGAAAGTCATTTGTTTATATGTTTATCATGCATCCATTTGTCATTTCATAGTTAAACCCGTTGTGCTAACAAATTTTGATTTGCACAGCCGAGTCGTTTGGATGGTGAttatatccttatttaatctTAATCCATTGAGCTAACATATTTAGGTGAATGTTAGCCCTATCTTTCTTTATGGACTGAAACTTTTGTTGCACATAAGATATAAAGGCAGTCAGAATGGTCACATATACCATATTTCCTCGAGCAACATGGCCCTCTTGTTTTTAATTGTTATTGGATGTTGTTGCACTTGACTGCAATGCTTGCTTCTTCTTGTTCTATAATCCAAGAGTATTTGAGATCGGTAGATTTCAACTAGTTTCTGCTTAAAGGACTATGAGTGGCCAATGAACATCATGACTGATTGCTAGACATTGGACTTACTGCAAATACACGGACCAATTATAAAGGTTGCATTTAGATGGAAGGATTTGATTTGGGGAATGATTTGAAATACACCCACCAATCTCAACGTCATTACATTTAACTAAACTGGTAGAAAAGATGGATTTGAAATCCTTCCAATATAAATCCATCCAGACAATCATATAGATTTGAAAGATTTCAATTAACTTAATACAAAATGGACCTTATGTTAAATTTACGATGGTTATCTTTTCTGTGCTGCTCTGCTTGAGAAATAAGAATTATGGGTTATTGTTGGCTGTTTGTGCCTGCAAAGTTCATCTGGACTTGATGAGCATCAAGAGTGTTGTTAATGCATAGATTATCAGGTGTTCTTTATTTTTGAATGGTGTTTTTGCAGTTTGGATTTGCATCTAATACTTTTGTTTCTTATAGACTGGGAAGCTATTGCAGATCGTGCTCCTGAGGAGTTATTTACCCCCCTAAATTTACCCGGAGTATCGGAACTTTCTTTAGAAGACTCAAAAGTTCAAATTGCAAAGAGGCGTGGAAGAGGAACATTTTCATACAAGAAACAGGGACTGTACAGTGATAACCAATCTGATGAAACTGTTTTTGATGACCCAGAAACTAACTCCTCAAACACTGTCACAGACTTTGAAGAACAAAACTGTGCGTCTTGGAATTTCATAATTGTTTTACTTAAAAATTCGAACTCTCTAAGCTGTCATAAGTCCATTCTATTTTAGTGTCGCCTTTTGTCGTTTCTTGGGTTTATCTCTACAAAATATGTTAAATGGTTCTTCAGTTTGTCATTTATGAGtgcatttttttttccaatttttgcATTGCTTTTGAATCACAACTGATTGATTCCATCCATTGAAATGTTAGTTCTTTTGGAAGTTTAAAGGGAAATCTGAAAAAATGGGGTGTGGCATGGATACATTCTCAAATCATGATATTAGGAACATTCTTTTCTCTGTTCGGTGTCCCGTGATACTCATTTGGGAGTTCATGTATTAATATTGCTAGTCATATAGGCTAATTGATGTGAATTGTTAGAGCTTGTGGCTTGGTATCAAATTTGACGTTCCATTGGCGTATTATGCGTtgtttccttgatttttttttcccatGTTCTTTATCAATTTACTTTATGTTATGTATCGCCGAATGGTGTTTTGTGtattaaactaattaaatgtGTACTGGATTTTTCAGTTTGCTTTCATGATACTTGAATTATCATTTTTAATGATAATTGATACTTGAATGAGTTCATCCATACTATTAGTAGCTATTTGCTAAGTACCTGAAATCTGAACGAATCTCTTTGCTAAGAACCTGAAATCTGAATGAAACAAATTTATCTCAGCACACTAATGGAGAATCCAAAATTTATTgtccaattaatttttttttgggaactttttgtttttttggaaAGTAGGGTTGTACATGACAAAGGAGGGAAAGAGAAAGTAAAGCTTGAACATGAATTTGAACTCTGATTAATAAGCTTTGGTTGAGCTATGAAATTTGGAATGGCTTGGAAACCCCACTCAACTCATAAACATttaggatttttttttatttgttcctTGTTCAGTTTTTTAGGTATGTTTTTGTTAATATATCTTGATAATGGTACCCTCTTGTTTCTAACTCGCCATGTGGGGTTTTTTGTTTCAGTCATATACGGTACACGGCATGTTCTAGTTCTTGCTGGCTTCTCTCCAAACACTAGGACAACAGACTTAGAAAAGGTTTTTGAAAAATTCAAAGATCGTTTTGTGATTCGTTGGGTGAACGATACAACAGCTCTTGCAGTGTTCGGAACACCATCTGCCGGTAATGACATTCATGCATCTTAAGGCTCTTTGAGTTTTGTGGTATTCAGTTGACTAAATGTTAAGGATTCAGgggaaaaattaatttattagagGGCACACACATTGTTGGGGAATTTTGGAAGTGGAATTTTGTATGTATTATTTTGGTGAACTTTGATGTTCCTTGATCTGATACCCACCTACATTTTGTTAAAATGTATTAACCACAAGCATACCGTCATTTGCTCGAGTATTTACTTCTTTGTTGCATTCTTTCTTCATTATGTATTATAATGTGAAATGTCGAATTTATTACGTCCATCCACAAAAACACTTCCTTGATGTAAAACAAAAGTGCGTCATCAGTATTTGAATTTCTAATCCTTCAATCAAACCTTGCCtttgaaatttcaaaaataaaatacatttttCCGGTTGTTTGCTATAACCTACCAATACCTTATGAATGAAAAAAGCAATGCATTTTACTTGCTTTGCACGTCTGTCTCCTACTATAGTAGTTATGTATTACTAACTAAAACTAGTAACCATATGATGCCATCATACTTAGTACATTCAAGTTATTTATTAATGTTCGATAGATATCTCTCTTTTTAGAAGCGGGTCTAGGAATTAGGGAGAGAGCATGAGATTGGATCACGGGGGATATAAAAGAGATTTTGGTGGAGaagaatttcaaattttagattttttctataaaattaataaatatgttTTAACCCCGTGCTAGATCCTCAGCTCCTAAATACATTTTCCCATGCTGACCTTGTACATGATGTGTTCGAAATTCAAATAAACCTTTGTTTCAGCTATTGCTTCGAGGATATACAAGGAAATATACTCTTGCAAGaatgtatatatttttaaaattagcaaaTTCCTAATTTTAAAATTGAGTGGGAAGTTTATACTGGTGAGTTATACTTTCTGTTTCTTGATGTAGCTCTTGAGGCTAGCAATTCAATCCAATGCTCGTTTACTGTAAACGTACTTGATCAGAGCAGCGAACTTCTAAGCTCAATCCAGCCAAAAGGTAACAGTTGTTAATTATTTTTCTAGATGGTTATGAACTATGAACATCCCTTGAGTTTTGTAGCAACTAGTTAAGACAGAAATGGTTTAGTTTCCTTAATAGTTAAACGAACACGTATAATTCTTAGTTCCAATGAATCCAACGCATTATACTTCTTGATCACCTGTTATAGACATAAAGGATTTGTATGTTTTTCCTTGTTTACAGTTACATCGAATGATCTTTGGATAAAAGATGATTAGAACGAAATCTGGGTAAACCCCATTTTGTTTTCTAGGTTCGGATGAAATCTGGGTAAGGGATACGATGTATCTTGTTTCGTATTCACCATGCCTTCCATGGTAAAATATTGTGATTAAAGATGATTGTGATGAAAATGTTGGTACGGAGATACAACCCATAATGTTTTTTTCTTATTTAGTACGCCTCGGATACTTGTATTAAACATTTGTTGCGATGATATGTTGTTATAGAGAGAAATGATCAACGATGATTATTGCATCCCATTAAACCATGGTTAGGATGAACTCCAGGTGTAGGGAAACATCCATCTTTGATTCTTAGAGTTTATATCTTGTTGCAGAGTTGGAGCCTCCACGCCCAAGGCCTCAAACGTCTGCAAGAACCGCACAAAGAATGATCGCACAGGGAATGGGAATAAAGTTGCATTCGAATTTCGGGTCAACTGAACTGAGGAAACAGGAAGTGGCTCGAAAAAACCGGATTCTTTCAAGGCAAAATATGAGGGATGATGCCTGGGGAGCTGATGAAAATTAGAAAGGTCGTGGTTTTAATCTTAAATATAGATGATGGGTTTGTTCATTGATTTCTGGACATTTGAATTGATTCTTGATCGACGATATATTGTTTTGAATTACAGTTTTAAATACGGCTCTACCCTGGAAAATCAAGGGTAATTTTACGTGCAAGTGATGTGAAATACTTTGGATGgaaaatccaaaaataaaatttagacgATTAAGTTCTTGTTGTTTTGTACTCAATTGAAGAAGGATTTTCATTTGATTCTGAAGCATCACACACCCGCTGTGTCTCCGTTTGGGTGACTGTCGAATTTATATCTTTCAAAACTCAACGCtttcaaatataaaaaataaaataaaaaactgaAAAGTCAGCTATAAATAGGATTTGAATCTTATATTGTTACTGAAAATACAACATTTACTGTTATGCATTTTTACACGAGATTCATTTCGACATGATCATCTCGTGTAAACAAAAATACATAACTCGTTTATAACACAGCAGAGTATATCAATCTATTTAGGTACAGTTTGGTACATATGATAGGATAAGTAAATGATATATAGTATAAGGATAAATCAAGGataatataatgataagatAATATGTTGAATGTTTGGTATAATTTTaacaagagtgattaaatttatatattgaattgtaatgacaaaattaaccctatcacaaaaacttatatttcattGATATCAAGATCTGGTAATTGCATATCTCAATTCTTAAATTacgttatatttatatatatatatacacacacacatatatatatacaacacacacacacatatacacacacacacacacacacatatatatatatatatacatgtgtgtatatataaatatatataaatatatatatatatatatatatatatatatttgtgtgtgtatatatgtatctatatatttgtatatatttacgtatttaataaacatttaacattaacttaaatacatttaaattaGGGGTAATTGAGTCATTTGTAATGTATTTTATCATcacattaaaattatcacaccttttTACAAAGGATGTTTTATccttctcaaaatttatttatcaagggcccatgatattatcattgagctttttaaaaatataccaaacatgggataaaagagattatttatcaatcacaCTCTTATCTCATGTACCAAATAATGTCTTAAATGACTGCATGTCCTAAACTTACTAAACTTCATCTGTTGAGAAACCAAAGCCGAAAAAAATCAACGCGGACGCGAAAAGGAATAATTAAATCAGTTAATAAACCTGTGACGTCCACCTGTCACGCTTGCCCCCCGGCTCGGAATCCAGCGCGCCATAGAAATTAATTTTTCATTCTACTCGTTGAGAAATATCAAATACGGCGAGTTCTCAGGAGAGAGAGGGAGAGACAGAGAGCGGAAAACTTCGGAACATGGCGAGTTTTCGGGAGAACGAGCAAGTCGACGTCCTTGTGATAGAGCTTCCTGCTCCACCAGGCTGGATTAAGAAGGTCTGCGTTTTTCGTCTTTTTATCGTTAATTGTTCTTCCTATTTTCTTTTTCCTGGAATTTTGATTTATTATGCATTTGGATTTTTGGTGTATTTTGAACGGGATTGATCGTGTTTCGAGTTTAATCCTGAAATGTTGTTCGTTGGTGCTGTTGCCGCTTGCTGTGAGGATTTGAGTGCGAGATTGGTGATTGACGATGGACTAGGTTTTTGGTTACTGAGAATTTCACTTCTTAGTGATTTGGAATGATTGTTGTGACTCCATGGGTGCGTTAAGTAAAGGCTATTTTGGATCAATGTATCAGAAATTAATATGTTTCAGTGTAGGAGGATATCATCAAGATTGCCTGTCATGTTGTATGATCGAGAATATTAGCTTTGCTTTTAGTACCTTTTTTGTGGTGTTCCCTTCCTAtagattaaaattttattatgaaaGTTAAATTAACCAGATTATATCTATACCACAATcaatgtgtagaagtttgagggGTAAGAATGGTCAAAACTGAATCAAAAGGTGATGAGAATGCTGAGTAGAGTGAAACTGATATTCGGACACCAAAGCGCCTGTCCTTCACTGTGGTTGAAAACTCTGAACTTACTTTGTTATCTTTTGGATTGGAAAAAACACTTTGATTTGAAGAAATTTATGTATCTATGAGTACATTTTTTCCTCGTTCT
This Primulina eburnea isolate SZY01 chromosome 2, ASM2296580v1, whole genome shotgun sequence DNA region includes the following protein-coding sequences:
- the LOC140823195 gene encoding uncharacterized protein; the protein is MLWSEVTMETRNSSGATTLNWTEAVEDLVHAGEIDQAISILEPIVARLEKEIGKHEFQNIVGSSSTSKDDQLYAAFQDLYKLYFAKGLSLRADQVLSRALQIKQRKGIKEAAADANSEAGDSANAVIASDGIAEDWEAIADRAPEELFTPLNLPGVSELSLEDSKVQIAKRRGRGTFSYKKQGLYSDNQSDETVFDDPETNSSNTVTDFEEQNFIYGTRHVLVLAGFSPNTRTTDLEKVFEKFKDRFVIRWVNDTTALAVFGTPSAALEASNSIQCSFTVNVLDQSSELLSSIQPKELEPPRPRPQTSARTAQRMIAQGMGIKLHSNFGSTELRKQEVARKNRILSRQNMRDDAWGADEN